In Persicimonas caeni, a single window of DNA contains:
- a CDS encoding CDP-alcohol phosphatidyltransferase family protein, with protein sequence MPNAPWFDLLVKLSPGLLLGAVLVVLLGIYALSTAGTERSLRRDGSVLLPRILIGFWYWLVTPIISGLDRLGVRPNHITLFSLYLAALAAVALGTGYFMVGCWLVIAAASCDLLDGLLARQTDAGSPAGAFLDSFADRIAEGMVFAGIAFYGGGGALTWLALWAMLASVMVSYARARGEGLGADCKVGLMQRPERLLLLILTLFAAPIAAVFLEPGAQRPVFHVAIFGIGLLAALSTVTAVRRAHWIFSTLAGQSHENGAPIVGADEPDEGYTHFEQNAGVAE encoded by the coding sequence ATGCCAAACGCGCCATGGTTCGACTTGCTCGTCAAGCTGTCCCCCGGCCTGCTGCTGGGGGCGGTGCTCGTGGTCTTGCTGGGGATCTACGCGCTGAGCACGGCCGGCACTGAGCGCTCGCTCCGCCGCGACGGCTCGGTGCTGCTGCCCCGAATCCTCATCGGTTTTTGGTATTGGCTGGTCACCCCGATCATCTCCGGGCTCGACCGCCTGGGGGTGCGCCCCAACCACATCACGCTCTTTTCGCTCTACCTGGCCGCTTTGGCCGCCGTCGCGCTGGGCACCGGCTATTTCATGGTCGGCTGCTGGCTGGTCATCGCCGCGGCCAGTTGTGACCTGCTCGACGGCCTGCTGGCCCGCCAGACCGATGCCGGCTCACCTGCCGGCGCTTTTCTCGATTCTTTCGCCGATCGCATCGCCGAGGGAATGGTGTTCGCCGGAATCGCCTTCTATGGGGGCGGCGGCGCTCTCACCTGGCTCGCGCTGTGGGCGATGCTCGCCTCGGTGATGGTCAGCTACGCCCGCGCCCGAGGTGAGGGCCTCGGGGCCGACTGCAAGGTCGGCTTGATGCAGCGACCCGAGCGGCTCTTGTTGTTGATCCTCACGCTCTTCGCGGCGCCCATCGCCGCGGTATTCTTGGAGCCCGGCGCCCAGCGCCCTGTCTTCCACGTCGCTATCTTCGGCATTGGCCTTCTGGCTGCTTTGAGCACGGTCACCGCCGTGCGCCGTGCCCATTGGATCTTTAGCACCCTCGCCGGTCAGTCTCACGAGAACGGAGCGCCCATCGTGGGCGCCGATGAGCCGGATGAGGGCTACACACACTTCGAACAGAACGCCGGGGTGGCCGAATAG
- a CDS encoding PfkB family carbohydrate kinase produces MKTLIAGHTTHDHYQGGFAAGGCAFYGAKVHHALDRLAARARCPRTDGTSAASVRGHLALVDGHTHLVTVVGHDFTRDDELSDLDATVHRQGQTTVFANYYPDDAPRIQLLEAMAPEVTPDMVSDTMLDADLVHLAPVLGEIDLLRWKDAVGDGLLAINVQGWIKVPGPVFDASELEGVQQRGVTGQAHRVVQQFWDVTEEDFRGVDIACLSEEDVIDQPGLLDKLVRAVPIVAYTLGEQGSRIYVDGEPTEVGIYPTDAVDPTGAGDTFAASFCHQIAAGHAPVDAARFAAACASIVVEDIGARALTRLDEAEGRMEAI; encoded by the coding sequence ATGAAGACGTTGATCGCCGGCCACACCACCCACGACCACTACCAAGGCGGCTTCGCCGCCGGCGGCTGCGCCTTCTACGGCGCCAAGGTCCACCACGCGCTCGACCGCCTCGCAGCGAGGGCAAGATGCCCCCGCACCGATGGGACGAGCGCAGCTTCGGTGCGGGGGCATCTTGCCCTCGTCGACGGACACACCCACCTGGTCACCGTCGTCGGCCACGACTTCACCCGCGACGACGAACTCAGCGACCTCGACGCCACCGTCCACCGCCAGGGCCAGACGACCGTCTTCGCCAACTACTACCCCGACGACGCCCCGCGCATCCAACTGCTCGAGGCGATGGCCCCCGAGGTCACCCCCGACATGGTGTCAGACACCATGTTGGACGCCGACCTCGTCCACCTCGCCCCGGTCCTGGGCGAAATCGACCTGCTTCGCTGGAAGGACGCCGTCGGCGACGGCCTCCTGGCGATCAACGTGCAGGGCTGGATCAAAGTCCCCGGCCCTGTCTTCGACGCCTCCGAGCTCGAAGGCGTCCAGCAACGCGGCGTCACCGGCCAAGCGCACCGCGTCGTCCAGCAGTTCTGGGATGTGACCGAAGAGGATTTTCGGGGCGTCGACATCGCCTGCTTGAGCGAAGAGGACGTCATCGACCAACCCGGCCTGCTCGACAAGCTCGTGCGCGCCGTGCCCATCGTCGCCTATACCCTGGGCGAGCAGGGAAGCCGCATCTATGTCGACGGCGAACCCACCGAGGTGGGCATCTACCCCACCGACGCGGTCGACCCCACCGGCGCCGGCGACACCTTCGCTGCGAGCTTCTGCCACCAAATCGCCGCCGGCCATGCTCCCGTCGACGCCGCCCGCTTCGCCGCGGCCTGCGCCTCCATCGTCGTCGAAGATATCGGCGCCCGCGCCCTCACCCGCCTCGACGAGGCCGAGGGGCGCATGGAGGCGATTTGA
- a CDS encoding ABC transporter ATP-binding protein, whose amino-acid sequence MAKRPTEETSLNAKRLLSLIKPHWKGLSVATFALFVAAGISLLYPQAARIAIDDVIKAGQTTDMKMLGLGLLGIFAVQAFFVALRYYLFTVIGDRIVADLRKSLFSALLAQEMGFFDDNRTGELTSRLTSDTQAIQSAVTTNVSMGLRYGAQAIGGVAILFVTSVKLSLVMIVAVPLVIGTAFFYGRMLRRLSRKVQDAIADSTSVAEESIGGIRTVRSFAREEHERENYDRDIERSFDIAKIRARLGAFFTGGITFLGYGTIAVILWLGSLMVIDGQMTPGELAAYILYTLFVAVALGVLSGLWTDFMKAVGAGERVFELIDRLPNFDVADDPRHDAPKTGHVALEGVTFRYPTRPEVAALADVSFEVRPGEKVALVGPSGSGKSTVANLVARFYDPQEGRVRIDGYDIRDWDPDVLRSAIGMVAQEPVLFSGSIRSNVVYGRLGAGDDEVVDALRAANAWEFVSDFPDGLDTVIGERGVRLSGGQKQRVAIARAILKDPAILVLDEATSALDVESEALVQAALEKLMEGRTTIIIAHRLSTIANADRVVVLDRGRVVEKGTHQELMGGDDVYRRLVESQQLLGG is encoded by the coding sequence ATGGCCAAACGACCTACAGAAGAGACCTCGCTGAACGCCAAGCGTTTGCTCAGCCTCATCAAGCCCCACTGGAAGGGGCTTTCGGTGGCGACGTTCGCCCTGTTCGTGGCCGCGGGCATCTCGCTTTTGTACCCGCAGGCCGCCCGCATCGCCATCGACGACGTCATCAAGGCTGGTCAGACGACCGACATGAAGATGCTCGGGCTCGGCCTGCTCGGCATCTTCGCGGTGCAGGCCTTCTTCGTGGCGCTTCGCTACTACCTGTTCACCGTTATCGGCGACCGCATCGTCGCCGACCTGCGCAAGAGCCTCTTCTCGGCGTTGCTCGCCCAGGAGATGGGCTTCTTCGACGACAATCGCACAGGCGAACTCACCAGCCGGCTCACCTCGGACACCCAGGCCATCCAGAGCGCGGTGACCACGAACGTGTCGATGGGGCTTCGCTACGGCGCGCAGGCCATCGGCGGGGTGGCCATCCTGTTCGTGACCTCCGTCAAACTGTCGCTGGTGATGATCGTGGCGGTGCCGCTGGTCATCGGCACGGCGTTCTTCTACGGGCGCATGCTCCGCAGGCTCTCCCGAAAGGTCCAGGACGCCATCGCCGACTCGACCTCGGTCGCCGAAGAGTCGATCGGGGGCATCCGCACGGTGCGAAGCTTCGCCCGCGAGGAGCACGAGCGCGAAAACTACGACCGCGACATCGAGCGCTCCTTCGACATCGCCAAGATCCGCGCCCGGCTGGGCGCCTTTTTCACCGGCGGGATCACATTTTTGGGCTACGGCACCATCGCGGTGATCTTGTGGCTCGGAAGCCTGATGGTCATCGACGGCCAGATGACCCCCGGCGAGCTCGCCGCCTACATCCTCTACACGCTGTTCGTGGCGGTGGCGCTGGGCGTGTTGAGCGGTCTGTGGACCGACTTCATGAAGGCGGTGGGCGCAGGCGAGCGCGTCTTCGAGCTCATCGACCGCCTGCCCAACTTCGATGTGGCCGACGACCCGCGCCACGACGCGCCCAAGACTGGCCACGTCGCCCTCGAGGGCGTCACCTTCCGCTACCCGACGCGCCCCGAGGTCGCCGCCCTCGCCGACGTCTCCTTTGAAGTGCGCCCTGGCGAGAAGGTCGCGCTGGTGGGCCCGTCGGGCTCGGGCAAGTCGACGGTGGCCAACCTCGTCGCCCGCTTCTACGACCCGCAAGAGGGCCGGGTGCGCATCGACGGCTACGATATCCGCGACTGGGACCCCGACGTCTTGCGAAGCGCCATCGGCATGGTCGCCCAGGAGCCGGTCCTCTTCTCGGGCAGCATCCGCAGCAACGTCGTCTACGGCCGCCTCGGCGCCGGTGACGACGAGGTCGTCGACGCCCTGCGGGCCGCCAACGCCTGGGAGTTCGTCAGCGACTTCCCCGACGGCCTCGACACGGTCATCGGCGAGCGCGGCGTGCGCCTGTCGGGCGGCCAGAAGCAGCGCGTGGCCATCGCCCGGGCGATCCTGAAGGACCCGGCGATCCTGGTCTTGGACGAGGCGACCTCGGCGCTCGACGTCGAGAGCGAAGCGCTCGTCCAAGCCGCGCTCGAAAAGTTGATGGAGGGGCGCACCACGATCATCATCGCCCACCGCCTGTCGACCATCGCCAACGCCGACCGCGTCGTCGTGCTCGACCGCGGCCGCGTGGTAGAGAAGGGCACGCACCAGGAGTTGATGGGCGGCGACGACGTGTACCGCCGGCTGGTGGAGAGCCAGCAGCTATTGGGCGGGTGA
- a CDS encoding monovalent cation:proton antiporter family protein, translating to MHDLHLLADFLIIVSLSVIVVWLFHKIKLPSLVGFLAAGVLIGPGGMAVIADPSEVELLAEIGVVLLLFSIGLEFSLRDLMRIRRLVFGGGGMQLLGTAAIVAGIAMGVGIAWNVSLFWGALVGLSSTAIVLSLLQQSGQLSAVHGQGMLGILIFQDLAVVALILLAPIMAGQAPGAKEVAFIFLKAFGVIVGLMLLATYVYPWFIEKVVKTRQRELFTLLTILVGVGTAYLSGLAGLSLALGAFLAGLVISESPYSHQMLSEVLPFRDLFNSLFFVSVGMLFSPTVFMNMPFELIGLIVAVFVIKALIAGTVILVLGYGLRVAVLVGIGLAQVGEFSFVLAREGLRVELLSPDQYSVFLAVSVITMAATPLLFRLAEWLAERTEFAKPSRLERLLAPSRRVEAVHHDGTEQDLEDHVIVVGYGLNGKNVARVLRRIAVPYVIVEMNSKTVRDKRDEEPIYFGDAARQPILKHLGIEQARSLVVAIGDAPTTRRIVAQARRLNPELFIVVRTRYEREVDDLYELGASEVIPEEFETSLELVGSVLESYGASPVDILREKDRIRREAYGFLRMPRAPEQSRTRLTLKQLIGRSEADIIRVPRGGAVEGKTLRELNLRAETGASIVGVVRQNDLEINPPANWILKGWDELVILGKGPQVARAREMVSRVEEEVAAESNSTNE from the coding sequence ATGCACGACCTGCACCTACTGGCTGATTTTTTGATCATCGTGAGTCTGTCGGTGATCGTCGTCTGGCTCTTCCACAAGATCAAATTGCCGTCCCTGGTCGGCTTTTTGGCCGCAGGCGTGCTCATCGGGCCGGGCGGCATGGCGGTGATCGCCGACCCGAGCGAGGTCGAGCTGCTGGCCGAGATCGGCGTGGTGCTCCTGCTCTTCTCCATCGGCCTGGAGTTCTCGCTGCGCGACCTGATGCGCATCCGCAGGCTGGTCTTCGGCGGCGGGGGCATGCAGCTGTTGGGCACCGCGGCGATCGTGGCCGGGATTGCGATGGGGGTGGGGATTGCCTGGAACGTGTCGCTCTTCTGGGGGGCGCTGGTGGGGCTGAGCTCGACGGCGATCGTGTTGAGCCTGTTGCAGCAATCGGGTCAGCTCAGCGCGGTGCACGGCCAGGGGATGCTGGGGATCTTGATCTTTCAGGACCTCGCCGTCGTCGCGCTCATCTTGCTCGCCCCCATCATGGCCGGCCAGGCGCCCGGGGCGAAGGAGGTGGCGTTTATCTTCCTGAAAGCCTTCGGGGTCATCGTCGGGCTGATGCTCCTGGCGACCTACGTCTACCCGTGGTTCATCGAGAAGGTCGTCAAGACCCGCCAGCGCGAGCTGTTCACGCTGCTGACCATTCTGGTGGGCGTGGGCACGGCGTACCTGTCGGGGCTGGCGGGGCTGTCGCTGGCGCTGGGGGCGTTTTTGGCGGGGCTTGTGATCTCGGAGTCGCCCTACTCGCACCAGATGCTCTCGGAGGTGCTGCCGTTTCGCGACCTGTTCAACAGCCTCTTCTTCGTGTCGGTGGGCATGTTGTTCTCGCCGACGGTCTTCATGAATATGCCCTTCGAGCTCATCGGGCTGATCGTGGCGGTCTTCGTCATCAAGGCGCTCATCGCCGGCACGGTCATCCTGGTGCTCGGCTATGGGCTGCGCGTGGCGGTGCTCGTGGGAATCGGCCTGGCCCAGGTCGGTGAATTCTCGTTCGTGCTGGCGCGCGAGGGGCTTCGCGTCGAGCTGCTCTCCCCCGATCAGTACTCGGTGTTCCTGGCCGTGTCGGTCATCACGATGGCGGCCACCCCGCTGTTGTTCCGCCTGGCCGAGTGGCTCGCCGAGCGCACCGAGTTCGCCAAGCCATCGCGCCTCGAGCGGCTGCTCGCCCCGTCGCGCCGCGTCGAGGCCGTCCACCACGATGGCACCGAGCAGGACCTCGAAGACCACGTCATCGTCGTGGGCTACGGGCTCAACGGCAAAAACGTCGCCCGCGTGCTGCGGCGAATCGCGGTGCCGTACGTGATCGTGGAGATGAACTCGAAGACGGTGCGCGACAAGCGCGACGAAGAGCCGATCTATTTTGGCGACGCCGCCCGCCAGCCCATCTTGAAGCACCTGGGCATCGAGCAGGCGCGCTCGTTGGTCGTGGCCATCGGCGACGCGCCCACCACCCGACGCATCGTCGCCCAGGCCCGCCGCCTCAACCCCGAACTGTTCATCGTGGTTCGCACCCGCTACGAGCGCGAGGTCGACGACCTGTACGAGCTGGGCGCCTCGGAGGTCATCCCTGAGGAATTCGAGACCTCGCTCGAGCTGGTCGGCTCGGTGCTCGAGAGCTACGGCGCCTCACCGGTCGACATCCTGCGCGAAAAGGACCGCATCCGCCGCGAGGCCTACGGCTTCTTGCGCATGCCGCGCGCCCCGGAGCAGTCGCGCACCCGGCTGACCCTCAAGCAACTCATCGGCCGCAGCGAGGCCGACATCATCCGCGTGCCCCGCGGCGGCGCCGTCGAGGGCAAAACCCTGCGCGAGCTGAACCTGCGCGCCGAGACCGGCGCCTCCATCGTGGGGGTGGTCCGCCAGAACGACCTCGAGATCAACCCGCCGGCCAACTGGATCCTGAAGGGCTGGGACGAGCTCGTCATCCTCGGCAAGGGCCCCCAGGTGGCCCGGGCGCGCGAGATGGTGTCGCGGGTGGAGGAAGAGGTGGCAGCAGAGTCGAATTCGACGAACGAGTAG
- a CDS encoding SDR family NAD(P)-dependent oxidoreductase: MPREILITGGSSGIGLETARAFIEAGDDVHIASRNADKLQAAKQELGDVTTHPLDVTDQAAVDALFVELGALDVLVANAGVCLQARLDDANTDEVWHTTMDVNLNGVYYCLKAAQKTLVDGGSIVTVSSGLGKNARAGYEAYTASKHAVLGLTKCVALELAPRGIRVNAVCPGWVDTPMSRADSAEGARRAGVETDEFRKEAIAGIPLGRMVEPEDVADLIAFLCSGAARAITGQSYNIACGEFFN; encoded by the coding sequence ATGCCACGCGAAATCCTGATCACCGGCGGCTCCTCCGGCATCGGCCTCGAGACCGCCCGCGCCTTCATCGAAGCGGGCGACGACGTCCACATCGCCAGCCGCAACGCAGACAAACTGCAAGCGGCGAAGCAAGAGCTGGGCGACGTCACCACCCACCCGCTCGACGTCACTGACCAGGCCGCCGTCGACGCGCTCTTCGTCGAGCTCGGCGCCCTCGACGTGCTCGTGGCCAACGCCGGCGTCTGCCTGCAGGCGCGCCTCGACGACGCGAACACCGACGAGGTCTGGCACACCACCATGGATGTGAACCTCAACGGCGTCTACTACTGCCTCAAGGCCGCCCAGAAGACCCTCGTCGACGGCGGAAGCATCGTCACCGTCTCGTCGGGCCTGGGCAAAAACGCCCGCGCCGGCTACGAGGCCTACACCGCCAGCAAGCACGCCGTTTTGGGGCTGACCAAATGCGTCGCCCTCGAACTCGCCCCGCGCGGCATCCGCGTCAACGCGGTCTGCCCCGGCTGGGTCGACACCCCCATGTCGCGCGCCGACAGCGCCGAAGGCGCGCGACGCGCCGGTGTGGAAACCGACGAGTTCCGCAAGGAGGCCATCGCCGGCATCCCGCTCGGCCGCATGGTCGAGCCGGAGGATGTCGCCGACTTGATCGCATTTTTGTGCTCCGGCGCAGCACGTGCAATCACCGGGCAGTCGTACAACATCGCCTGCGGCGAGTTCTTCAACTGA
- a CDS encoding 3-dehydroquinate synthase family protein, giving the protein MYQKALIPAAGRGARLDRPNTPKPLVDVGGRPLILHVLEQLEAAGVDEAVVVLGFEAKKIARELTNHPDLSIQVTLVENPSWQHGLASSLLAAREHFDAPFLLSMADHFFDPALVERMAQVDLSDEQVACMLVDRDTSRIYDLDAAVKVNLDGERVLDASRSLENAHGVDAGLFACRPALFDALEATLADTEPADLTDAIARLAADGKVAARFVGERKWYDIDTPPALIRAEMDHRQKRRVEAVFSADIHDTDRETHEYTFVTGKPIETDVFVQRGFVRNPNTIKLIPDESASSPIYVFTDTRVNELYGDDFVGGLSDMGYDVRRIVMAEGEESKTLSNYTKLVEHVLGEGIDERSVLVSLGGGAVCNVCGFIASTLYRGIGLVHVPTTLMAQCDAAISHKQGVNGERGKNLVGAYYPPINIAVDVEVLATLEDWLIPDGLSEVVKHALGQDPDYLQFLLDYDGAIDDPDFLEAVVRKNIELKCELMAIDPKELREGMVLQYGHTVGHPIEYLSGYDLNHGQSVGIGMMVAARVSRLLGGCDEEIIELHRHVIEKYELPTRIPESIKVDDILAMMRFNKRYLTEGTRMALVDGPGTLWSVDDDYAIPVSDAVLREAIEASY; this is encoded by the coding sequence ATGTATCAAAAAGCACTCATCCCTGCCGCCGGACGCGGCGCTCGTCTCGACCGCCCCAATACTCCCAAGCCGCTCGTCGACGTGGGCGGCCGCCCCTTGATCCTGCATGTGCTCGAGCAACTCGAGGCCGCCGGAGTCGACGAGGCGGTGGTCGTGTTGGGCTTCGAAGCCAAAAAGATCGCCCGCGAGCTGACCAACCACCCCGACCTGTCCATTCAGGTGACCTTGGTCGAGAATCCGTCGTGGCAACATGGCCTGGCCAGCAGCTTGCTGGCGGCCCGCGAGCACTTCGACGCGCCCTTCTTGCTGTCGATGGCCGACCACTTCTTCGACCCCGCGCTCGTCGAGCGCATGGCCCAGGTCGACCTGAGCGACGAGCAGGTTGCCTGCATGCTCGTCGATCGTGATACGAGCCGAATCTACGACCTGGACGCCGCCGTCAAGGTCAACCTCGACGGCGAGCGCGTGCTCGACGCCTCTCGAAGCCTCGAAAACGCCCACGGCGTCGACGCCGGGCTCTTTGCCTGCCGCCCCGCTCTGTTCGACGCCCTCGAGGCCACCTTGGCCGACACCGAGCCCGCCGACCTGACCGACGCCATCGCCCGGCTGGCCGCCGACGGCAAGGTCGCCGCCCGCTTTGTCGGCGAGCGCAAGTGGTACGACATCGACACCCCGCCGGCGCTGATTCGCGCCGAGATGGACCACCGCCAAAAGCGCCGCGTCGAGGCGGTCTTCTCGGCCGACATCCACGACACCGACCGCGAGACCCACGAGTACACCTTCGTCACCGGCAAGCCCATCGAGACCGACGTGTTCGTCCAGCGCGGCTTCGTGCGCAACCCGAACACCATCAAGCTCATCCCCGACGAGAGCGCCTCGTCGCCCATCTACGTGTTCACCGACACGCGCGTCAACGAGCTGTACGGCGACGATTTCGTCGGCGGCCTGAGCGACATGGGCTACGACGTGCGCCGCATCGTCATGGCCGAGGGCGAGGAGTCCAAGACCCTGTCGAACTACACCAAGCTCGTCGAGCACGTCCTCGGCGAGGGCATCGACGAGCGCTCGGTGCTCGTCAGCCTGGGCGGCGGCGCGGTGTGCAACGTGTGCGGCTTTATCGCCTCGACCCTGTACCGCGGCATCGGCCTGGTGCACGTTCCCACCACGCTCATGGCCCAGTGCGACGCCGCCATCAGCCACAAGCAGGGCGTCAACGGCGAGCGCGGCAAAAACCTGGTCGGCGCCTACTACCCGCCCATCAATATCGCCGTCGACGTCGAGGTCCTGGCCACCCTCGAGGACTGGCTCATCCCCGACGGCCTGAGCGAAGTCGTCAAGCACGCGCTCGGCCAAGACCCCGACTACCTGCAATTTTTGCTCGACTACGACGGCGCCATCGACGACCCCGACTTTCTGGAGGCGGTCGTGCGCAAGAATATCGAGCTCAAGTGCGAGCTGATGGCCATCGACCCCAAAGAGCTTCGCGAGGGCATGGTCCTGCAGTACGGCCACACCGTCGGCCACCCCATCGAGTACCTGTCGGGCTACGACCTGAACCACGGCCAGTCGGTCGGCATCGGCATGATGGTCGCCGCGCGCGTCTCCCGCCTTCTGGGCGGCTGCGACGAGGAGATCATCGAGCTGCACCGCCACGTCATCGAAAAGTACGAGCTGCCCACCCGCATCCCCGAGTCGATCAAGGTCGACGACATCCTGGCGATGATGCGCTTCAACAAGCGCTACCTGACCGAAGGCACGCGCATGGCGCTCGTCGACGGGCCGGGCACGCTGTGGTCGGTCGACGATGACTACGCGATTCCGGTCAGCGACGCCGTCCTTCGTGAAGCGATCGAAGCGAGCTATTGA
- a CDS encoding inositol-3-phosphate synthase, which yields MSKDTDAAKISDADGKLAVLLPGLGAVGTTFIAGVMAIRRQLAEPIGSLSQLGRMPGGEEPPLIKEALPLASLDDLVFGGWDIFEENCYEAACEAGVLDHKHLEPVKEELAAVKPMKAVFDREFVRNLDGTHVKEAGSKMELAEALIDDIEGFVADNGCDRAVAVWCGSTEVHVSPQEVHLSLEAFEDGLRNDHEAISPTMIYAYAHLKAGVPFVNGAPNRALDTPALVQLAKKKGVPVAGKDFKTGQTLMKTILAPGLSSRQLGVRGWYSTNILGNRDGQVLDDPGSFKTKEESKLSVLSSIFRPDNNPELYGDMHHKVRIDYYPPRGDNKEGWDNIDIFGWLGYDMQIKIDFLCRDSILAAPLVLDLALFADLAHRAGLSGNQKWLSFYFKSPQTNDGEQPVHDLFAQRRMLFNQLEAFRALHAAGEPWDGRLVDPQPQARIRSEL from the coding sequence GTGAGTAAAGACACCGACGCGGCGAAAATCAGTGACGCTGACGGAAAGCTGGCCGTCTTGCTGCCCGGATTGGGCGCAGTGGGAACCACCTTCATCGCCGGGGTGATGGCCATCCGACGTCAGCTGGCCGAACCCATCGGCAGCTTGAGCCAATTAGGGCGCATGCCGGGCGGTGAGGAGCCGCCGTTGATCAAGGAGGCCCTTCCTCTGGCCAGTCTCGACGATCTGGTCTTCGGGGGGTGGGATATCTTCGAAGAGAATTGCTACGAGGCGGCCTGCGAGGCGGGCGTGCTCGACCACAAGCACCTCGAGCCGGTCAAAGAGGAGCTGGCGGCGGTCAAGCCGATGAAGGCGGTCTTCGATCGCGAGTTTGTGCGCAATCTCGACGGCACCCACGTCAAGGAGGCGGGCTCGAAGATGGAGCTGGCCGAGGCGCTCATCGACGACATCGAGGGCTTTGTCGCCGACAACGGCTGTGATCGCGCCGTGGCGGTGTGGTGCGGCTCGACCGAGGTGCACGTGTCGCCCCAGGAGGTCCACCTCTCCCTGGAGGCCTTCGAAGACGGGCTGCGCAACGATCACGAGGCGATCAGCCCCACGATGATCTACGCCTACGCTCACCTCAAGGCCGGCGTGCCGTTTGTCAACGGCGCGCCTAACCGCGCGCTGGACACCCCGGCTCTGGTGCAACTGGCCAAAAAGAAGGGCGTGCCGGTGGCCGGCAAGGACTTCAAGACCGGCCAGACGCTGATGAAGACGATTCTGGCCCCGGGGCTCTCCAGCCGCCAGTTGGGCGTGCGCGGGTGGTACTCGACCAATATTCTGGGCAACCGCGACGGCCAGGTGCTCGACGACCCCGGCTCGTTCAAGACCAAAGAGGAGTCGAAGCTGTCGGTGCTCAGCTCCATCTTCCGGCCCGACAACAACCCCGAGCTGTACGGGGACATGCACCACAAGGTGCGCATCGATTATTACCCACCCCGCGGTGACAACAAGGAGGGCTGGGACAATATCGATATCTTCGGGTGGTTGGGCTACGACATGCAGATCAAGATCGACTTTCTGTGCCGCGACTCGATCTTGGCCGCCCCGCTGGTGCTCGACCTGGCCTTGTTCGCCGACCTGGCCCACCGCGCCGGCTTGAGCGGCAACCAAAAGTGGTTGTCGTTCTACTTCAAGAGCCCTCAGACCAACGACGGCGAGCAGCCGGTGCACGACCTGTTCGCCCAGCGACGCATGCTGTTCAACCAGTTGGAGGCCTTCCGCGCGCTGCATGCGGCCGGCGAGCCGTGGGACGGCCGCCTCGTCGACCCTCAGCCGCAGGCGCGCATTCGCTCGGAGCTGTAA
- a CDS encoding YaiI/YqxD family protein: protein MTIWVDADAAPNACKDILVRASLKREVDVVLVANRWLQKPKSSRVSVVTVASGEDVADDYIVEQCEEGDLVITFDIPLAARAVEEGAVVITPHGKELDANNVRARLSRRDFAHHLRSIGVDTGGPSAFGDRQKQAFANALDRWITARK, encoded by the coding sequence ATGACCATCTGGGTAGACGCCGACGCCGCCCCCAACGCCTGCAAAGACATCCTCGTGCGCGCCTCGCTCAAGCGCGAGGTCGACGTGGTGCTCGTGGCCAACCGCTGGCTGCAAAAGCCCAAGTCGAGCCGCGTCTCGGTGGTGACCGTCGCCAGCGGCGAGGACGTCGCCGACGACTATATCGTCGAGCAGTGCGAAGAGGGCGATCTCGTCATCACCTTCGACATCCCCCTGGCCGCGCGCGCCGTCGAGGAGGGCGCGGTGGTCATCACCCCGCACGGCAAGGAGCTCGACGCCAACAACGTGCGCGCCCGACTCAGCCGCCGCGACTTCGCCCACCACCTGCGCAGCATCGGCGTCGACACCGGCGGGCCGTCGGCCTTTGGTGACCGCCAAAAGCAAGCGTTCGCCAATGCGCTCGATCGGTGGATTACGGCGAGGAAGTAG
- a CDS encoding ArsR/SmtB family transcription factor: MTTTETQCCPPASELEPLADLEGPAADDELAELAKALGHPARVKILRLLARREACVCGEIVDELPLAQSTVSQHLKKLKDAGLVQGEIDGPRVCYCINPDVLRRLRVLVAAL; this comes from the coding sequence ATGACCACAACCGAAACCCAATGCTGCCCGCCGGCGTCTGAACTCGAGCCGCTCGCCGACCTCGAAGGCCCCGCCGCCGACGACGAGCTCGCCGAGCTCGCCAAGGCGTTGGGACACCCGGCGCGCGTCAAGATCTTGCGCCTGCTCGCCAGGCGCGAAGCCTGCGTATGCGGCGAAATCGTCGACGAGCTGCCGCTGGCCCAGTCGACGGTGTCGCAGCACTTGAAGAAGTTGAAAGACGCGGGGCTGGTGCAGGGTGAGATCGACGGGCCGCGGGTGTGTTATTGCATCAATCCGGACGTGTTGAGGCGGTTGAGGGTGCTAGTTGCAGCTCTTTGA